One segment of Anatilimnocola aggregata DNA contains the following:
- a CDS encoding class I SAM-dependent methyltransferase, with product MGKKNAYLASSLVSFRNSQGIEARGSLMRLSRQQAMFEIYNPYSIVQLSEVLSDLRIHQGEREVYKGRAVVTTLMNTGLMLIVSVSLVDPWSDLKGLRPGEVLRSFVHDFVADWEAGNERLHKPFQLSVGNLRNYLQEVSRWLEHWETEAGLHETTVSEDLQLNFVVDVDEGVAPRLGQLYQEFEETAKDISRKSLPYHRGYAQRELHPLMMCSPFMYRAFSKPLGYAGDYEMVRMMLSEPWEGGSSFAKILNASALRHDAPAAHRNRIKLLVDALRREAKRVASEGRRLRVLNIGCGPAVEISHFLEEDELANETEFTLVDFNTETLNFVRENLVPKARARRPNMKIEIEQRSVHEIIQTSMEGKQTEPPTYDLVYSAGLFDYFRDTTCGFLIQHFYSLLRPGGEVVVTNVTPRHSSEAIMSLVMEWTLELRDEKQMLALTPGLGRQEVYCDATSVNVFLSVRKP from the coding sequence GTGGGTAAGAAGAACGCCTATCTCGCCTCTTCACTGGTCAGCTTTCGCAATTCGCAAGGAATTGAAGCTCGTGGCTCGCTGATGCGCCTCAGCCGTCAGCAGGCGATGTTCGAAATCTACAATCCTTACTCGATTGTGCAGCTGTCCGAGGTACTGTCGGACTTGCGAATTCATCAAGGCGAGCGCGAGGTCTATAAGGGCCGCGCGGTCGTCACCACGTTGATGAACACCGGGCTGATGCTCATCGTCTCGGTGTCGCTCGTCGACCCCTGGTCCGATCTAAAAGGACTTCGCCCCGGCGAAGTTCTCCGCTCGTTCGTTCACGACTTCGTCGCCGACTGGGAGGCCGGCAACGAGCGGCTCCATAAGCCATTTCAACTCAGCGTTGGCAACTTGCGGAACTACCTGCAAGAGGTAAGTCGCTGGCTCGAGCATTGGGAAACCGAAGCCGGGTTGCACGAAACAACAGTCTCTGAAGATTTGCAGTTGAACTTTGTCGTCGACGTCGATGAAGGAGTTGCGCCTCGTCTGGGCCAGTTGTACCAAGAGTTCGAAGAAACCGCCAAAGACATCTCGCGGAAGTCGCTCCCCTATCACCGCGGGTATGCGCAGCGCGAACTCCATCCACTCATGATGTGCTCCCCCTTCATGTACCGCGCCTTCAGCAAGCCGCTCGGCTATGCGGGGGACTACGAAATGGTGCGGATGATGCTCAGCGAGCCCTGGGAAGGGGGGAGTTCGTTTGCCAAAATCCTCAATGCTTCCGCCCTTCGTCACGATGCGCCAGCTGCCCACCGCAATCGCATCAAACTGCTGGTCGACGCACTTCGCCGCGAGGCCAAACGGGTGGCCAGCGAAGGACGACGCCTGCGCGTGCTCAATATTGGTTGCGGGCCGGCAGTCGAAATCTCTCATTTTCTCGAAGAGGACGAGTTAGCCAATGAAACGGAATTTACACTGGTCGACTTCAATACGGAAACTCTGAACTTCGTGCGCGAGAATCTGGTTCCCAAGGCCCGCGCGCGACGCCCCAACATGAAGATCGAAATCGAGCAGCGGTCGGTACACGAGATCATTCAAACATCGATGGAAGGGAAGCAAACCGAACCGCCCACCTACGATCTCGTCTACTCCGCCGGGCTCTTCGACTATTTCCGCGACACGACCTGCGGCTTTTTAATTCAGCACTTCTACTCCTTGCTCCGTCCTGGGGGCGAGGTAGTTGTCACGAATGTCACACCCCGCCATTCGTCCGAAGCCATCATGAGCCTCGTGATGGAATGGACTTTGGAACTGCGCGACGAAAAGCAGATGCTGGCCCTCACGCCGGGACTCGGTCGCCAGGAAGTCTATTGCGATGCCACCTCGGTCAACGTGTTTCTATCCGTTCGCAAACCCTAA
- a CDS encoding helix-turn-helix transcriptional regulator, with protein MTHRLERILRILSLLQSGAPFNALQLAQETNVHRRTVFRDVALLRGAGIPIRFDPETACYSLVALPEFLAEGIRSPDLLRMLQAAALGNFILRGNADLIGRTIQHLAASLPTTDRSEVEHFLRYCRLPLYSEASASSEGYDHEVVALLLRAIRLGQQVDLTLVDGGRELRTIRVGAVQLTFAAPGAIVSGQLVPEGRTIELALVSIREAALAEAPVDFRRHEAPPPITMSIPHTKPEST; from the coding sequence ATGACCCACCGTCTAGAGCGCATACTGAGGATCCTCTCGCTGCTGCAGAGCGGCGCCCCGTTCAACGCCTTGCAACTGGCGCAAGAGACCAACGTCCACCGGCGGACCGTCTTTCGCGATGTTGCCCTGCTGCGAGGAGCGGGCATTCCGATCCGTTTCGATCCCGAAACAGCCTGCTACAGCCTCGTAGCCCTGCCAGAGTTTCTGGCCGAAGGAATTCGTTCGCCCGATCTGCTCCGCATGTTGCAGGCGGCCGCCCTGGGTAACTTTATTCTCCGCGGTAATGCCGATTTGATCGGCCGCACCATTCAGCACCTGGCGGCGAGCTTGCCCACGACCGATCGCAGCGAAGTTGAGCACTTTTTGCGTTACTGCCGCCTCCCTCTCTATAGCGAAGCCAGCGCCTCCAGCGAGGGCTATGACCACGAAGTTGTGGCTCTCCTCCTCCGCGCCATTCGCCTGGGGCAGCAAGTCGACTTGACGTTGGTCGATGGAGGTCGCGAACTGCGAACCATCCGCGTGGGCGCTGTGCAACTGACGTTCGCCGCGCCTGGCGCAATCGTCAGCGGTCAACTCGTGCCGGAAGGACGAACCATCGAGTTGGCGCTAGTCTCCATTCGCGAAGCAGCGCTTGCCGAAGCACCGGTCGATTTTCGCCGCCACGAAGCCCCGCCACCAATTACGATGAGCATTCCGCACACCAAGCCGGAATCAACCTGA
- a CDS encoding mandelate racemase/muconate lactonizing enzyme family protein has translation MPKSTDITLRDLSLAQERIQYRAPIKFGGRVVTDAVLVNVTLQVETVAGQRGSGFGSMPMGNVWAWPSAKVSTEQSLQAMLRFVELFAAVIAKQPLTAHPLEITTGWHPLQLQVAEQVQRELNLAEPLPPLARLVAASPFEAAIHDAFGKVHQQNAYNLLGKEWVAHDLAHYLTPEFAGEYLDRYTSRVPKPTMPLYHLVGALDPLFESDISKRLNDGLAETLGEWIIQDELTHLKIKLNGDDLAWDVERVVRVEQAAVPAQQARGCTQWNYSLDFNEKCSGVDYLLDFLKLVRERTPHALDRVQYIEQPTHRDLKSHPENRMHKAAAIKPVVIDESLIDLESLQLAREQGYSGVALKACKGHTEALLMGAAAQKYGMFLCVQDLSCPGYSFLHSASLAARIPTIAAIEGNSRQYCPAGNQGWNQKFPGMFKLKNGTVATAELTGPGLGF, from the coding sequence ATGCCCAAGTCGACTGACATTACCTTGCGCGATCTGAGCCTGGCTCAGGAGCGAATTCAATATCGCGCCCCCATCAAATTTGGAGGCCGGGTCGTGACCGACGCGGTGCTCGTTAATGTCACCCTGCAGGTCGAGACCGTCGCCGGCCAGCGCGGCAGCGGATTTGGCTCAATGCCGATGGGAAATGTCTGGGCTTGGCCCAGCGCCAAGGTTTCGACCGAACAAAGCCTGCAGGCGATGCTGCGGTTTGTCGAGCTATTCGCGGCTGTCATTGCCAAGCAACCACTCACCGCACATCCGCTCGAGATCACCACCGGTTGGCATCCGCTGCAGTTGCAAGTGGCTGAGCAAGTGCAACGGGAACTGAACCTGGCCGAACCGCTGCCGCCACTCGCCCGGTTAGTGGCGGCCAGCCCGTTTGAAGCAGCCATTCACGATGCGTTTGGTAAAGTTCACCAACAAAATGCCTATAACTTGCTCGGTAAAGAATGGGTCGCGCACGACCTGGCTCATTACCTGACACCGGAATTCGCGGGCGAATATCTCGATCGCTATACCAGCCGCGTGCCCAAGCCAACGATGCCGCTGTATCACCTGGTCGGCGCGCTCGATCCGCTCTTCGAGAGCGACATTTCCAAACGCTTGAACGATGGTTTGGCAGAGACCTTGGGGGAGTGGATCATTCAGGACGAACTGACGCACCTGAAGATCAAGCTCAACGGCGACGATCTGGCCTGGGACGTGGAACGAGTCGTTCGCGTCGAACAGGCGGCCGTTCCCGCGCAGCAGGCGCGGGGTTGTACCCAGTGGAATTACTCCCTCGACTTCAATGAAAAATGCAGCGGCGTGGATTACCTGCTCGACTTTCTCAAGCTGGTGCGCGAGCGTACGCCGCACGCGCTCGACCGCGTGCAATACATCGAACAGCCCACGCATCGCGATTTGAAGTCGCATCCGGAAAATCGCATGCACAAGGCTGCGGCGATCAAGCCGGTGGTGATCGACGAATCGCTCATCGATCTTGAAAGCTTGCAGCTTGCGCGCGAGCAAGGCTACAGCGGCGTCGCGCTCAAGGCCTGTAAGGGGCACACCGAAGCGCTGCTGATGGGCGCAGCCGCGCAAAAATATGGCATGTTCCTCTGCGTGCAAGACCTCAGCTGTCCGGGCTATTCGTTTCTGCATTCTGCCAGCCTGGCCGCCCGCATTCCGACGATCGCGGCCATCGAAGGGAACAGCCGGCAGTATTGCCCGGCTGGCAATCAGGGGTGGAATCAAAAATTCCCCGGCATGTTCAAACTGAAGAACGGGACCGTCGCGACGGCGGAATTGACGGGCCCCGGTCTTGGCTTCTGA
- a CDS encoding DegT/DnrJ/EryC1/StrS family aminotransferase, with amino-acid sequence MNDGAHRAHKPAFPAGPPTWPLLDDDVRAAMLACYASGDWGRYEGAHSAAFVQALAEKFQTEQAILCASGTIAVELALRGLKVGAGDEVILAGYDFPGNFRAIEAVGARPVLIDVVKNGWTIDLQQLAAAKAATTKAVIASHLHGHLAPMRALLEQAHSLGLKVLEDACQVPGALIGGRPAGSWGDVGVLSFGGSKLLTAGRGGAILTSQADVAQRIRSFTFRGNEAYPLSELQAAVLLPQLDKLAARTHTRAVAAARLIEELRDVSKLQAGPANDPADLSAFYKVAWRYQTAEGGVQPDCSNPSRDRLICALQAEGIAIDAGFRGFNKRSANRCRVVGELSQAQAAAEATLVLHHPILLQNQEQTALLAATIRKVVTQA; translated from the coding sequence ATGAATGACGGAGCCCACCGCGCACACAAGCCGGCCTTTCCTGCCGGGCCACCGACTTGGCCACTGCTAGACGACGACGTTCGTGCGGCAATGCTGGCCTGCTACGCCAGCGGCGATTGGGGTCGCTACGAAGGTGCTCACTCGGCGGCCTTCGTGCAGGCGCTGGCCGAGAAATTTCAAACCGAACAGGCGATTCTCTGCGCGTCCGGCACGATTGCGGTGGAACTGGCACTGCGCGGTCTGAAGGTCGGTGCCGGCGATGAAGTGATTCTGGCCGGCTACGACTTTCCCGGTAATTTTCGCGCGATTGAAGCCGTCGGCGCGCGACCAGTACTGATCGACGTGGTGAAGAATGGCTGGACTATCGATTTGCAGCAGTTGGCAGCAGCAAAAGCGGCGACGACGAAGGCGGTCATCGCATCGCACCTGCACGGTCATTTGGCACCCATGCGAGCGCTGCTGGAGCAGGCTCACTCGCTAGGATTGAAGGTGCTGGAAGATGCCTGTCAGGTGCCTGGCGCGTTGATCGGTGGCCGTCCCGCGGGGAGTTGGGGCGATGTGGGAGTGCTCAGCTTCGGCGGCAGCAAGTTGCTGACAGCTGGTCGCGGAGGGGCGATTCTGACTTCGCAGGCTGACGTGGCGCAGCGAATTCGCAGCTTTACGTTTCGCGGGAACGAGGCTTATCCGCTGAGTGAATTGCAAGCGGCAGTGCTCTTGCCACAACTCGACAAGTTGGCCGCACGAACGCACACTCGCGCCGTAGCAGCAGCACGATTAATTGAAGAACTGCGCGATGTGAGCAAACTTCAAGCGGGACCGGCGAACGATCCGGCCGATCTGTCAGCGTTTTACAAAGTTGCCTGGCGTTACCAGACAGCCGAGGGGGGCGTACAGCCCGACTGCAGCAATCCGTCGCGAGATCGCCTGATCTGTGCTCTGCAAGCCGAAGGCATCGCCATCGATGCGGGCTTTCGGGGCTTTAACAAGCGCAGTGCGAATCGTTGCCGAGTGGTCGGCGAACTCTCGCAGGCGCAAGCAGCGGCCGAAGCGACGCTAGTCTTGCATCATCCCATCTTGCTCCAAAATCAAGAGCAGACGGCGCTTTTGGCAGCAACCATTCGAAAAGTAGTTACACAAGCTTGA
- a CDS encoding carbon storage regulator — translation MLVLSRKVGERLVIGGNITVVVSRVAGNRVTIGIEAPDDVRIVRGELQPERETVPSDSTRAVAKAAVHAEHDVREFAVPRLAK, via the coding sequence ATGTTGGTTCTCAGCCGCAAAGTTGGTGAGCGTTTGGTGATCGGTGGCAATATCACGGTCGTAGTCAGCCGGGTTGCTGGCAACCGAGTGACCATCGGCATCGAAGCTCCCGATGACGTCCGCATTGTTCGTGGCGAACTGCAGCCCGAACGCGAAACCGTACCCAGCGACAGCACTCGCGCGGTGGCTAAAGCCGCTGTTCATGCCGAGCATGACGTTCGCGAATTCGCTGTGCCCCGTTTGGCCAAGTAA
- the cls gene encoding cardiolipin synthase, with protein MIEFLQSNWTYIFAAVDLVVVLVASSHVVLTKRDNRAALGWVGIIWFAPIIGSLLYFTFGVNRIRRKAQRLRKRESKRVSLQHEQAAAEELARALEDDALHLTSLSEFVRGLTDTPLIPGNRIVPLHCGDEAYPRMIEAIDAAEHSVSLCTYIFDNDPEGLEFVAALTRARERGVEVRVLIDDVGTRYTFPSIKHALRRGKITFSTFLPTFVPGQFHYTNLRNHRKIMVVDGKIGFTGGMNIRAGHRLASNTRHPVRDIHFELQGPIVGQLQETFVGDWEFSTKELLVGHQWFPKLHPRGPMLCRGIADGPDTRHDKIRFTLLGAIGCARRSLTIITPYFLPDTALITALNVAAMRGVNVTIVLPAKGNLALVQWATTAQLWQVLQRGCRVFLTKMPFDHTKIVTVDDAWSFIGSANWDPRSLRLNFEFNVECYDLDFTALMNETIRARLSTAQQITLRDVDSRPLFIRIRDGIARLATPYL; from the coding sequence ATGATTGAATTTCTGCAATCGAACTGGACTTACATTTTTGCCGCTGTCGATCTGGTGGTCGTGCTGGTGGCCTCCAGTCATGTGGTTCTTACCAAGCGCGACAACCGCGCCGCGCTCGGCTGGGTCGGCATTATCTGGTTCGCACCAATCATCGGCTCGCTGCTCTATTTTACCTTCGGCGTGAATCGGATTCGCCGCAAAGCCCAGCGCTTGCGCAAACGCGAATCCAAACGAGTTAGCCTGCAGCACGAGCAGGCAGCTGCCGAGGAACTAGCTCGCGCGCTCGAAGACGATGCCTTGCATCTCACGTCGCTCAGCGAATTCGTCCGCGGGCTGACCGATACGCCCCTCATTCCCGGCAATCGAATCGTACCGCTCCATTGCGGCGACGAAGCTTATCCGCGCATGATCGAGGCCATCGACGCCGCGGAACATTCTGTTTCGCTCTGCACCTACATCTTCGATAACGATCCTGAAGGACTGGAGTTTGTCGCTGCACTGACTCGGGCGCGCGAGCGGGGGGTTGAAGTTCGCGTGCTCATCGACGACGTCGGCACGCGTTATACCTTTCCGTCGATTAAGCATGCTCTGCGCCGCGGGAAAATCACCTTCTCCACGTTCTTGCCCACGTTTGTGCCTGGGCAATTTCACTACACCAACTTGCGCAACCATCGCAAGATCATGGTGGTCGATGGCAAGATCGGTTTCACCGGGGGGATGAACATTCGCGCGGGGCATCGGCTGGCCAGCAACACTCGTCATCCCGTCCGCGACATTCATTTCGAACTGCAGGGGCCGATCGTCGGCCAATTGCAAGAAACGTTCGTCGGCGATTGGGAGTTCTCGACCAAGGAACTGCTGGTTGGGCATCAATGGTTCCCAAAACTGCACCCCCGTGGGCCCATGCTCTGCCGCGGCATTGCCGATGGTCCCGATACCCGCCACGACAAAATTCGCTTCACACTCTTAGGCGCGATCGGCTGCGCCCGCCGGTCCCTCACGATCATCACTCCCTACTTTCTGCCCGATACTGCCCTGATTACGGCGCTCAATGTTGCCGCGATGCGCGGCGTGAACGTAACCATCGTCCTGCCGGCAAAAGGAAATCTCGCGCTCGTCCAGTGGGCCACCACCGCCCAGCTATGGCAGGTTTTGCAGCGCGGCTGTCGCGTCTTTCTCACCAAGATGCCCTTCGATCACACCAAAATCGTCACCGTCGACGATGCCTGGTCGTTCATCGGTTCCGCCAACTGGGACCCTCGCAGCCTGCGTTTGAATTTTGAATTCAACGTCGAATGCTACGATCTCGACTTCACCGCGCTCATGAACGAAACCATCCGCGCGCGCCTCTCTACCGCGCAGCAGATCACGCTCCGCGACGTTGACTCCCGCCCCCTCTTTATCCGCATTCGCGACGGCATCGCCCGCCTTGCCACGCCCTACCTGTAG